The Bacillota bacterium genome includes a region encoding these proteins:
- a CDS encoding peptide chain release factor 2 (programmed frameshift) produces MLLYDDLCRETAELIQQIEEMGASLDIAGKRARVQELEALLAQPGFWDDPTQAEKIMPDLTGLKEEVQRFTELNKEAEDLLVLCELGAEASDADTAKEVATALVPLRQRYEALELAALLAGPYDRCNAIVSLHAGAGGTEAQDWVSMLLRMYTRWAEKNDYKVELWDLLPGDEAGVKSATFLVAGPNAYGYLKGERGVHRLVRHSPFDAAGRRHTSFSSVDVIPEVDHDLDVEIKPDDLKIDTFRAGGAGGQHVNKTDSAVRITHLPTGIVVTCQNERSQHSNRMTAMRILKARLFDIKHKEEEQKLAALRGEQREIAWGSQIRSYVFEPYTMVKDHRTGEQAGNVQAVMDGDIDAFIAAYLKLKL; encoded by the exons ATGCTACTGTACGACGATCTCTGCCGGGAAACGGCTGAGTTGATCCAGCAAATAGAGGAAATGGGGGCTTCTCTT GACATCGCCGGTAAGAGGGCCCGGGTACAAGAGCTAGAGGCACTGCTGGCTCAGCCCGGCTTTTGGGACGACCCGACTCAGGCAGAAAAGATTATGCCGGACCTGACAGGGCTGAAAGAAGAGGTTCAGCGGTTTACCGAGCTGAATAAGGAAGCGGAAGACCTGCTGGTTCTATGTGAACTGGGAGCTGAGGCGAGCGACGCTGACACGGCCAAGGAAGTGGCGACGGCGTTGGTACCGCTGCGTCAGCGTTATGAGGCCCTAGAATTGGCAGCGCTGTTGGCGGGACCGTATGATCGGTGCAACGCCATTGTGTCGCTCCATGCCGGTGCCGGCGGTACCGAGGCTCAGGATTGGGTGAGCATGCTGCTGCGGATGTACACCCGCTGGGCGGAGAAAAACGATTACAAAGTAGAACTTTGGGATTTGCTTCCCGGCGATGAGGCCGGGGTTAAGAGCGCTACTTTTCTGGTGGCGGGTCCGAATGCTTACGGTTATCTGAAAGGGGAACGAGGGGTGCACCGGTTGGTGCGACACTCGCCCTTTGATGCGGCCGGACGGCGACATACGTCTTTTTCGTCGGTGGATGTAATCCCGGAGGTGGATCACGATCTGGACGTGGAAATTAAACCGGATGACCTCAAGATCGACACCTTCAGGGCCGGTGGAGCCGGAGGTCAGCATGTAAATAAGACTGATTCCGCTGTCCGTATTACTCATTTACCCACAGGGATTGTGGTGACTTGTCAAAATGAGCGGTCTCAACATTCCAATCGGATGACGGCCATGCGGATTCTAAAGGCCCGGTTGTTCGATATTAAACACAAAGAGGAAGAGCAGAAGCTGGCGGCACTGCGCGGCGAGCAGCGGGAAATTGCTTGGGGCAGTCAGATCAGATCTTATGTATTTGAACCCTATACCATGGTAAAGGATCATCGTACTGGGGAACAGGCCGGGAATGTGCAAGCTGTTATGGACGGTGACATCGATGCTTTTATTGCTGCCTATTTGAAGCTGAAGTTATAG